A portion of the Francisella uliginis genome contains these proteins:
- the feoB gene encoding Fe(2+) transporter permease subunit FeoB has product MKYALVGNPNCGKTTIFNSLTGLNQKVGNWSGVTVDKKIGAFNSNEKKIEIVDIPGIYSLSVSDENSIDEQIAYSFIVNEKPNAIINVVDASNLNRSLYLTIQLIELGLPVILAVNMIDVATKKGIVIHYDKLEKALGCKVLPIVGSKNIGIQDLKQTLANSQNTPSFDLTKYYPKTVFDLEKQISELRQNKIGSLWLTTELLDGRDIQIAQELDTESLGSLEESINKSQTFDIAKSRYQAVADIVNISTENKKVSRINLTKTFDAICMNKYLGVPVFLLMMYLMFLFSITLGAAVQPLFDDFSSAIFVDGVAYYSNLIGLPITITHILSQGFGTGINTVLAFIPQIGFLFIFLSILEDSGYMSRAAFVMDRFMQSIGLSGKAFVPLIVGFGCNVASVMAARTLETRKDRLMTIMMSPFMSCGARLAIFSVFATAFFPNHGASVIFLLYITGIVGAIITGYVIKFTFLKGDTSPFILDIPNYHVPHAKTIMLYSWNRLKSFLLRAGKVIIPVAIIVGSLNSIYISKNETLLSYGSKEITPILNPIGVSNDNWPATVGLVTGTLAKEVVVGTLNTIYTQADDDGIPKSFSAIDSFKEAISTTIDNFKHIDFNPITSNEADANMSTTAMGNMVSKFGSSIAAFSYLLFVLLYIPCISVIGATVREATRGWAILSIIWSTSIAYVAALLVYQTANIINTPVKSISYIIGAIIYTLIIVFTMKYLSTKIRFVANLTGCSSCNTKCS; this is encoded by the coding sequence ATGAAATATGCTTTGGTTGGCAACCCTAATTGTGGTAAAACAACAATATTCAACTCTCTAACTGGACTTAACCAAAAGGTTGGTAACTGGTCAGGTGTAACTGTTGATAAGAAAATAGGTGCTTTTAACTCAAATGAAAAAAAGATAGAGATTGTTGATATTCCAGGTATTTATTCTCTATCTGTCTCAGACGAGAATTCTATTGATGAGCAAATAGCATATTCTTTTATAGTCAATGAAAAACCAAATGCGATCATTAATGTAGTTGACGCATCAAATTTAAATAGAAGCCTATATTTGACTATCCAGCTTATAGAACTTGGTTTGCCAGTCATTTTAGCTGTTAATATGATAGATGTCGCGACTAAAAAAGGTATTGTCATTCACTATGATAAGTTGGAAAAAGCTTTAGGATGTAAAGTTTTACCTATAGTTGGTTCAAAAAATATTGGCATACAGGATCTAAAGCAAACTTTAGCAAACTCACAAAATACACCTAGCTTTGATCTAACTAAATACTACCCTAAGACTGTTTTTGATTTAGAAAAGCAAATTAGTGAACTACGTCAAAATAAGATAGGTAGCTTATGGCTTACTACAGAGCTTCTAGATGGTAGAGATATTCAAATTGCTCAAGAATTAGATACTGAAAGTTTAGGTAGCTTAGAAGAATCTATAAACAAAAGTCAAACTTTTGATATTGCCAAATCGCGTTATCAAGCAGTTGCTGATATTGTAAATATTTCAACTGAAAATAAAAAAGTTTCTCGAATTAACCTTACAAAAACATTCGATGCAATATGCATGAATAAGTACCTGGGTGTTCCTGTTTTTCTACTTATGATGTACTTAATGTTTTTATTCTCAATTACTTTAGGAGCGGCTGTACAACCTTTATTTGATGATTTCTCTAGCGCTATTTTTGTTGATGGAGTCGCTTATTATTCAAATCTAATTGGTTTACCAATAACTATCACGCACATATTATCACAAGGTTTTGGTACCGGTATTAATACTGTTTTAGCATTTATACCTCAAATTGGCTTTTTATTTATATTCCTATCGATACTTGAAGACTCTGGATATATGTCACGAGCTGCTTTTGTTATGGATAGATTTATGCAGTCAATTGGCTTATCAGGTAAAGCTTTTGTCCCTCTAATTGTTGGCTTTGGTTGTAATGTAGCCTCTGTAATGGCTGCTAGAACTCTAGAGACACGAAAAGATCGCCTTATGACTATCATGATGTCGCCTTTTATGTCTTGTGGTGCAAGGTTGGCTATATTTTCAGTTTTTGCGACAGCCTTTTTTCCAAATCATGGTGCATCAGTGATCTTCTTACTATATATCACTGGTATAGTAGGTGCTATAATAACAGGCTATGTAATTAAATTTACTTTCCTAAAAGGTGATACATCTCCATTTATTTTAGATATACCAAACTATCACGTACCTCATGCTAAAACAATCATGTTATATAGCTGGAATAGACTAAAATCTTTCCTTCTTCGAGCAGGTAAGGTTATTATACCTGTAGCAATTATTGTTGGAAGCTTAAACAGTATTTATATATCTAAGAATGAAACTCTTTTAAGCTATGGAAGTAAAGAGATTACCCCTATATTAAACCCTATTGGTGTCAGTAACGATAACTGGCCAGCAACTGTAGGCTTAGTAACTGGGACACTAGCAAAAGAAGTTGTTGTTGGTACTCTAAATACTATCTACACTCAAGCAGATGACGATGGTATACCAAAAAGCTTTAGTGCCATAGATAGCTTCAAAGAGGCAATAAGCACTACAATTGATAACTTTAAACATATTGATTTTAACCCAATAACTTCAAATGAAGCTGATGCAAATATGAGTACTACTGCAATGGGCAATATGGTTAGTAAGTTTGGCTCAAGTATCGCTGCTTTCTCATATCTACTTTTTGTATTGTTATATATTCCATGTATATCAGTAATAGGTGCCACAGTTAGAGAAGCTACGCGAGGATGGGCTATTTTATCAATAATTTGGAGCACATCGATTGCATATGTAGCTGCATTATTGGTTTATCAAACAGCTAATATTATCAATACTCCTGTGAAATCAATAAGCTATATTATTGGTGCTATTATTTATACTTTAATTATTGTATTTACAATGAAATATCTATCAACAAAGATAAGATTTGTTGCAAATCTTACAGGATGTTCAAGTTGTAATACTAAGTGTTCTTAG
- a CDS encoding homocitrate synthase/isopropylmalate synthase family protein gives MDKKKVYIFDTTLRDGQQSPGAGMSFEDNITYADLADKLNIDVIEAGFPSASKTDFEIVNTISKRMTERKSNMTIAGLCQLRRNQVEITMDALRPSLEIGKARVHMYLPVDPNLAQASLGSKNDNEQNIKNVYELVKLASDEGFEVEFSAEGYSKLGDTFDYVTDIFRAAVSAGVSVINCPDTIGGACEREGDDYFVKNMSRHAKIIKEEFPNKDIIWSAHCHNDLGLALENSMNAVFDGPATQVEGCINGVGERAGNASLEQCIMFLNLFGKQKDCHYYNDIDISSFKAISDFIGDRMLSRQPHYPITGLNSARHTSGGHTNAILNNPLAYQPFHPESVGNEISFVFGPLSGGNHAKKIIEENGYICDDKEKAKIAQQIKDIYHERRKGITDEELISAYKQIKSPINATSIDYGKSNGETFVELKGNFFGNTDYRITDHSENSALSALLKGIQEHMPEVNISDYFSRSLKDDGINSKSESTIIIKAGDNSPTFEGVAIDQDIEISTLKALIAATNKLHIETSYRK, from the coding sequence ATGGATAAGAAAAAAGTTTATATATTTGATACCACTCTTAGAGATGGTCAACAATCTCCAGGGGCTGGCATGTCTTTTGAAGATAATATCACATATGCTGATCTAGCAGATAAGTTAAACATCGATGTTATTGAGGCTGGTTTTCCTTCAGCAAGTAAAACTGACTTTGAAATAGTAAATACTATTTCAAAAAGAATGACTGAAAGAAAATCTAATATGACTATAGCAGGATTATGTCAGTTACGTAGAAATCAAGTAGAGATCACAATGGATGCCTTACGCCCTTCGCTAGAAATAGGTAAAGCAAGAGTACATATGTATTTACCTGTAGACCCTAACCTAGCTCAAGCAAGCTTAGGAAGCAAAAATGATAATGAACAAAATATCAAAAATGTCTACGAGCTTGTTAAACTTGCTAGTGATGAAGGTTTTGAAGTCGAATTTAGTGCTGAAGGATACTCTAAGCTTGGAGATACTTTTGATTATGTAACTGATATTTTCAGAGCAGCTGTTTCTGCGGGAGTATCTGTAATTAACTGTCCAGATACTATTGGTGGAGCATGTGAAAGAGAAGGCGATGACTATTTTGTTAAAAATATGTCTAGACATGCAAAAATTATCAAAGAAGAGTTCCCTAACAAAGATATAATCTGGTCAGCACATTGTCATAATGACTTAGGCTTGGCATTAGAGAACTCTATGAATGCTGTCTTTGATGGACCTGCAACACAAGTTGAAGGATGTATCAATGGCGTTGGTGAAAGAGCTGGAAATGCTTCTTTAGAGCAGTGTATCATGTTTTTAAATCTTTTTGGCAAACAAAAAGACTGCCACTACTACAATGATATTGATATCTCTAGCTTTAAAGCTATCTCTGATTTTATTGGTGATAGAATGCTGTCAAGACAGCCTCATTATCCTATTACAGGTTTAAATTCAGCTAGACACACATCTGGTGGACATACTAATGCAATATTGAATAATCCTCTTGCATACCAACCATTTCACCCTGAATCTGTAGGTAATGAAATTAGCTTTGTCTTTGGCCCTCTTTCTGGAGGTAATCACGCTAAGAAGATTATCGAAGAGAATGGTTATATTTGTGATGACAAAGAAAAAGCAAAAATTGCTCAACAAATAAAAGATATTTATCATGAGCGTAGAAAAGGTATCACAGATGAAGAGCTAATCTCTGCTTATAAGCAAATTAAATCACCTATTAATGCAACAAGTATTGATTACGGAAAATCTAATGGCGAGACATTTGTGGAACTTAAAGGTAACTTCTTTGGTAATACAGACTATAGAATTACAGATCATAGTGAAAACTCTGCCTTATCAGCTTTATTAAAAGGGATTCAAGAACATATGCCTGAAGTAAATATTTCAGATTATTTTTCTAGATCATTAAAAGATGATGGTATTAACTCTAAATCTGAAAGTACAATTATAATCAAGGCTGGTGATAATAGCCCTACTTTTGAAGGTGTTGCTATCGATCAAGATATAGAAATATCTACACTTAAAGCTCTAATTGCAGCAACTAATAAATTACATATAGAAACAAGTTATAGGAAGTAG
- the efp gene encoding elongation factor P produces the protein MANYSTNEFKGGLKVLIDGNPMVIVENEFVKPGKGQAFNRVKLKNLLNDRIIEKTFKSGESVEAADVEELSAVYSYFDGDSYVFMHPETFEQYMVSEEGLGETKKWLKDQDEYQVVLFNGQPISIIPPNFVNLEIIETDPGLKGDTAGTGGKPATLSTGAVVRVPLFVQTGEIIKVDTRTSSYVSRVKD, from the coding sequence ATGGCAAATTATAGTACAAATGAATTTAAAGGTGGCTTAAAAGTTTTAATAGACGGTAACCCTATGGTTATTGTTGAAAATGAGTTTGTTAAACCAGGTAAGGGTCAAGCTTTTAATAGAGTTAAACTTAAAAACTTGCTTAACGACCGTATTATAGAGAAAACTTTTAAGTCAGGTGAGTCTGTTGAGGCAGCAGATGTAGAGGAATTAAGCGCCGTATATTCATATTTTGATGGTGATAGCTACGTATTCATGCACCCAGAAACATTTGAACAATATATGGTTTCTGAAGAAGGACTAGGTGAGACTAAAAAATGGCTAAAAGATCAAGATGAATATCAAGTTGTTTTATTTAATGGTCAGCCTATTTCAATTATTCCACCTAATTTTGTAAATCTTGAGATTATCGAAACAGATCCAGGCTTAAAAGGTGATACTGCTGGTACTGGTGGCAAACCTGCAACATTATCTACTGGTGCTGTTGTAAGAGTTCCTCTTTTTGTACAAACTGGTGAAATTATAAAGGTTGATACTAGAACATCTAGCTATGTATCTAGAGTTAAGGACTAG
- a CDS encoding lysophospholipid acyltransferase family protein: protein MSNKNFKPKNWGIWLIVGIMNCTAKLPLFTHKYIVLVIGFIIKPFLKSRNEIARENLKIAYPEKSDKEINKLVKKSYYSMVLSGAETNAAWLLSKKRFNKIKFEWSEGSRERFEKYHSDPNQKLIILGFHFHCIEIIGRYMGQEFPPFTVMYQKNGNPLIEDLIKDYRERNLYKCLDSKNFISVIRSLKKGYTMWYAPDQDFGLESSGIENSVFAPFFGKLCSTLTVTPWLAQKTGAVVVPAYYVREKCLKKYKIVTGEPLEFTGDAYKDAEITNKFLEDAIRKYPEQYLWQHRRYRTRPNGEPQIY, encoded by the coding sequence ATGAGCAATAAAAATTTTAAACCTAAAAACTGGGGAATATGGCTTATAGTAGGCATAATGAATTGCACTGCAAAGTTGCCTTTATTTACACATAAGTATATTGTGTTAGTTATTGGGTTTATAATTAAACCTTTCTTAAAAAGTCGCAACGAAATTGCTCGAGAAAACCTTAAAATTGCTTATCCAGAAAAATCAGATAAAGAAATAAATAAATTAGTTAAAAAAAGCTACTATTCAATGGTTTTATCAGGAGCAGAAACTAACGCTGCTTGGCTTTTATCAAAAAAAAGGTTTAATAAAATAAAGTTTGAATGGAGTGAAGGCTCTAGAGAAAGATTCGAAAAATACCATAGCGATCCTAATCAAAAACTAATTATATTAGGCTTTCATTTTCATTGTATTGAAATAATTGGTAGATACATGGGTCAAGAATTTCCTCCTTTTACAGTGATGTACCAAAAAAATGGCAACCCTCTTATTGAAGATTTAATAAAAGACTATCGCGAAAGAAACCTTTATAAATGTTTAGATAGCAAAAACTTTATATCTGTAATTAGAAGCCTAAAAAAAGGTTATACTATGTGGTATGCTCCTGATCAAGATTTTGGTTTAGAAAGCTCTGGAATTGAAAATTCAGTTTTTGCACCATTTTTTGGTAAGCTTTGTTCGACCCTTACAGTAACTCCGTGGCTTGCCCAAAAAACTGGTGCTGTTGTTGTTCCAGCATATTATGTAAGAGAAAAATGCTTAAAAAAATATAAAATTGTAACTGGTGAGCCTTTAGAGTTTACAGGTGATGCCTACAAAGATGCTGAAATTACTAATAAGTTTCTTGAGGATGCTATTCGTAAATATCCAGAACAGTATCTATGGCAACATCGCCGTTACAGAACAAGACCAAATGGAGAGCCGCAAATTTACTAA
- a CDS encoding NnrU family protein, translated as MINVTDENPYKGIFSLLIVVSIVLMVIGWRTSSAETIYSLPQTIAHPITFICVTISFLLFFSGRIKSRIIKHIHNPQLAAVIAWGVGHIVSNINLKAIVLFGGLSIWAFISIIQANHRDKEVQKNTPNDFSLKADILNILVGLVALCIFIFLHPFIAGVKLV; from the coding sequence ATTATTAATGTTACTGATGAAAACCCATATAAAGGAATCTTCTCATTACTAATAGTAGTATCTATAGTCTTAATGGTAATTGGCTGGAGAACATCATCTGCTGAAACAATATACTCTCTGCCACAAACTATAGCTCATCCAATCACTTTTATATGTGTAACAATAAGCTTTTTGCTTTTTTTCTCCGGACGTATTAAATCAAGGATTATAAAACATATACACAACCCTCAGCTGGCAGCTGTTATAGCATGGGGAGTAGGACATATAGTTAGTAATATAAACTTAAAAGCGATAGTTTTATTTGGGGGACTAAGTATATGGGCTTTTATCTCAATAATACAAGCAAACCATAGAGATAAAGAAGTTCAAAAAAATACTCCTAACGATTTTTCACTAAAAGCAGATATCTTAAATATTTTGGTTGGATTAGTTGCTCTTTGTATATTTATATTTTTGCACCCATTTATAGCTGGAGTTAAGTTAGTTTAA
- a CDS encoding branched-chain amino acid transaminase, translating into MIDKIWKNGEIISYEDAKVGINTHSLHYGSSVFEGIRAYETPNGVGVLKLKEHMERFVYSMNVLGMECKYSIDELCQAVLDIVKASGKKSCYIRPLAYYAEGSVSVLPVKDHQVDIAIYCIEMGKYMSADKVDIKVSKYIRIHPQSTVCDAKIGGHYVNSILASRETLDTHYHESLLLDADGNVAEGAAMNVFLIKDKEVITTPLGTILNGITRKIVIQIAKDLGYKVTERLFKVEELIDADEAFFCGTAAEVTPVASIDDQKLKSSDHTITNQIKEVFEKIKQGQAYKDVLTYVEES; encoded by the coding sequence ATGATAGACAAAATATGGAAAAATGGTGAAATCATCTCTTATGAAGATGCAAAAGTTGGTATAAATACACACTCTCTGCATTATGGATCATCTGTATTTGAAGGTATAAGAGCCTATGAAACACCTAATGGTGTCGGTGTTTTAAAACTAAAAGAACATATGGAAAGATTCGTATATTCTATGAATGTTCTTGGTATGGAATGTAAATATAGTATTGATGAGCTATGTCAAGCTGTATTAGACATAGTCAAAGCTAGTGGTAAAAAATCATGCTATATAAGGCCTCTAGCATACTATGCTGAAGGTAGTGTAAGTGTACTACCAGTAAAGGATCATCAAGTAGATATTGCTATATACTGTATTGAAATGGGTAAATATATGTCTGCTGATAAGGTTGATATCAAAGTTAGTAAATATATCCGTATTCACCCTCAATCAACTGTTTGTGATGCAAAAATTGGTGGTCACTATGTAAATAGTATCTTAGCTTCTAGAGAAACTTTAGATACTCATTATCATGAATCTTTATTACTTGATGCTGATGGTAATGTCGCTGAAGGAGCCGCAATGAATGTCTTTTTGATAAAAGATAAAGAGGTGATAACGACTCCTTTAGGCACTATTCTAAATGGTATCACAAGAAAAATTGTTATACAGATAGCTAAAGACTTAGGCTATAAAGTTACAGAACGTTTATTTAAAGTAGAAGAGTTAATTGATGCTGATGAAGCCTTCTTCTGTGGTACTGCAGCAGAAGTAACTCCTGTAGCAAGTATAGATGACCAAAAATTAAAAAGTTCAGATCATACAATAACTAATCAAATAAAAGAAGTTTTTGAAAAAATTAAGCAAGGGCAAGCTTATAAAGATGTTTTAACTTATGTAGAGGAGTCTTAA
- the orn gene encoding oligoribonuclease, which produces MQSSNNLIWIDLEMTGLDVEECKIIEIAAIITDKDLNIIAEAEPIAIYQPDEVLETMNEWCIKTHGETGLTQRVKDSKTSLEEAELKILDFIKQYVPYQSSPLCGNSIWQDRRFLAKYMPKIDDYCHYRMLDVTSLKLLNEYWGDGEFFNKKATHKALDDIQESIAELKFYRKKLLSL; this is translated from the coding sequence ATGCAATCTTCAAATAACTTAATTTGGATTGACCTAGAAATGACAGGTCTTGATGTAGAAGAGTGTAAAATCATTGAGATCGCAGCAATTATTACAGATAAAGACTTAAATATCATTGCTGAGGCTGAACCAATCGCTATTTATCAACCAGATGAAGTTTTAGAAACTATGAATGAATGGTGCATCAAAACTCACGGGGAAACTGGTCTTACGCAAAGAGTCAAGGATAGTAAAACATCTCTTGAAGAAGCTGAACTAAAGATTCTTGATTTTATCAAACAATATGTTCCATACCAAAGCTCACCATTATGTGGTAACTCAATATGGCAAGATAGAAGATTTTTAGCTAAATACATGCCTAAGATTGATGACTATTGCCACTATAGAATGCTTGATGTCACAAGTTTAAAGCTTCTAAACGAATACTGGGGTGATGGTGAGTTTTTTAATAAAAAAGCCACACATAAAGCTTTAGATGATATTCAAGAATCAATTGCTGAACTAAAGTTTTATAGAAAAAAACTACTCTCACTTTAA
- a CDS encoding type IV pilin protein → MLKKKLLLIVRGFSLVELMVVIAIIAILASIGIPTYNNFILKSHRSEAKSELLSASNAADNFEIRNGSFPSGSNINSFYHANTQSGLYTLSYCSGDSCPNSSVDYTITATAQGSQTSDTPCTSMELQVNGAIVDKTPTECWD, encoded by the coding sequence ATGTTAAAAAAGAAGTTATTACTTATAGTTAGAGGCTTTTCTTTAGTTGAGCTAATGGTTGTAATAGCAATTATTGCTATTCTTGCATCTATTGGTATACCAACTTATAACAACTTTATTTTAAAAAGTCACCGTAGTGAAGCAAAATCAGAATTATTATCAGCATCAAATGCAGCAGATAATTTTGAAATTCGTAATGGTTCATTCCCATCTGGTAGTAATATAAATTCTTTTTATCACGCAAATACGCAAAGTGGGCTTTATACATTATCATATTGCTCGGGAGATTCATGCCCTAACTCTAGTGTTGACTATACAATAACTGCTACAGCTCAAGGGTCTCAAACATCAGATACTCCTTGCACAAGTATGGAATTACAAGTTAATGGTGCTATTGTTGATAAAACCCCTACAGAATGTTGGGACTAA
- the ppdK gene encoding pyruvate, phosphate dikinase, with protein MSKFVYAFSEGNKSMRDLLGGKGANLSEMLNSGLPVPDGFTVTTEACLKYYDNRQKLGKKVKEQIFAHIADLEKRTGKTFGGGNNPLLVSVRSGARVSMPGMMDTVLNLGLNDEVAKAMVAKTNNEQFVYDSYRRFIMMFADVVMDCEKKPFDKILDEKKAKRKVKNDCDLSATDYKDIVAEYKKVYKDLVGKEFPVDPVKQLLAAVEAVFRSWNAERAIIYREINNISNNWGTAVNVQEMVYGNSGNNSGTGVAFTRDPSTGENKLFGEYLINAQGEDVVAGVRTPAHISTLKDKMPQVFEDFIKIAKNLEKVYKDMQDMEFTIEDGKLFMLQTRNGKRTARAALKIAVDMAKEGLITNEEAVMMVEPHLLEQLLHPKFDEKALASKRPLGSALGASPGAASGRIYFDVESLLAAKARGQEKTILVRIETSPEDIAGMNACNGILTLRGGMTSHAAVVARGMGKCCVSGLESARIDEEKRTITFERGQVFTEGDYLSLDGTKGSVYRGIIKTVDPEVTQDFEDFMKFVDSVRKLRVRCNADTYKDASVAKAYGAEGIGLCRTEHMFFEEDRISYVRQMILAKDKKERQKALDKLLPVQQQDFEELFEAMDNLAVTIRFIDPPLHEFLPHEADEIEALAREFNISYSELESRIDSLSEMNPMMGHRGCRLAVTYPEIIEMQTKAIIYAAISSKRMGINVKPELMIPLVSTLGEFKLLGGIVREVADTIIKREEIEIDYKVGVMLETPRGAIGAGMLAEAGSEFFSFGTNDLTQMTFGFSRDDANKFIKDYLEHGILSFDPFARLDPKGVGKLMEIAKEGVKAVNPNAKMGICGEHGGEPYSVGFCHDLDLDYVSCSPFRVPIARLSAAQAKIYADRK; from the coding sequence ATGTCAAAGTTTGTCTATGCCTTTAGCGAAGGCAATAAGTCTATGCGTGATTTACTAGGTGGAAAAGGTGCAAACCTTAGTGAGATGCTAAATAGCGGTCTTCCTGTACCTGATGGATTTACAGTAACTACAGAGGCTTGCCTTAAGTACTATGATAACCGTCAAAAGCTAGGTAAAAAAGTTAAAGAACAAATATTTGCTCATATCGCTGATTTGGAAAAAAGAACAGGCAAAACTTTCGGTGGTGGTAATAACCCTCTACTTGTATCAGTACGCTCTGGCGCTAGAGTTTCTATGCCAGGGATGATGGATACTGTTCTGAATCTAGGCTTAAATGATGAAGTTGCCAAAGCTATGGTAGCTAAGACAAACAATGAACAATTTGTTTACGATAGCTATAGAAGGTTCATAATGATGTTTGCTGATGTTGTTATGGATTGTGAAAAAAAACCTTTTGATAAAATACTTGATGAGAAAAAAGCAAAAAGAAAAGTAAAAAATGATTGTGATTTAAGCGCAACTGATTATAAAGATATCGTAGCAGAATACAAAAAAGTTTATAAAGATTTAGTTGGTAAAGAGTTTCCTGTAGATCCTGTCAAACAACTTCTAGCAGCTGTTGAAGCAGTATTTAGATCATGGAATGCTGAAAGAGCTATCATATACAGAGAAATCAACAATATCTCAAATAACTGGGGTACTGCTGTTAATGTTCAAGAGATGGTATACGGTAACTCTGGTAATAACTCTGGTACTGGTGTAGCTTTCACAAGGGATCCCTCTACTGGAGAAAATAAACTCTTTGGTGAATACCTAATCAATGCTCAAGGTGAAGATGTAGTTGCTGGTGTAAGAACTCCTGCACATATTTCTACTTTGAAAGATAAGATGCCACAAGTATTTGAAGACTTCATAAAGATTGCAAAGAATTTAGAAAAAGTTTACAAAGATATGCAGGATATGGAGTTTACTATCGAGGATGGTAAGCTTTTTATGCTACAAACAAGAAATGGTAAAAGAACAGCAAGAGCTGCCTTAAAAATTGCTGTAGATATGGCTAAAGAAGGGCTAATCACTAATGAAGAAGCTGTGATGATGGTAGAACCTCATTTATTAGAGCAGCTACTACACCCTAAATTTGATGAAAAAGCTCTAGCATCAAAACGCCCTCTTGGATCGGCTCTAGGTGCTTCTCCTGGTGCAGCTAGCGGTAGAATTTACTTTGATGTTGAATCATTACTTGCAGCAAAGGCACGTGGTCAAGAAAAAACTATATTAGTTAGAATTGAGACATCTCCTGAAGATATTGCTGGTATGAATGCTTGTAATGGTATCCTTACATTACGTGGAGGTATGACTTCACATGCTGCTGTTGTTGCTCGTGGCATGGGTAAATGTTGTGTATCGGGCTTAGAGTCTGCAAGGATTGATGAAGAGAAAAGAACTATTACTTTCGAAAGAGGTCAAGTTTTCACAGAAGGTGATTATCTCTCTTTAGATGGAACAAAGGGAAGTGTCTATAGAGGTATTATCAAAACAGTAGATCCTGAAGTTACTCAAGATTTTGAAGACTTTATGAAATTTGTTGATAGTGTGCGTAAACTGCGTGTTAGATGTAATGCAGATACTTATAAAGATGCTTCTGTTGCAAAAGCATATGGCGCTGAAGGTATAGGTCTATGTCGTACTGAGCATATGTTCTTTGAAGAAGATCGTATCTCATATGTTAGACAAATGATCTTAGCCAAAGACAAAAAAGAAAGACAAAAAGCTTTAGATAAGCTACTTCCTGTACAGCAGCAAGACTTTGAAGAGTTATTTGAAGCAATGGATAACTTAGCGGTAACAATTAGATTTATTGATCCTCCTCTACATGAGTTTTTACCTCATGAAGCTGATGAAATAGAGGCTTTAGCAAGAGAGTTTAATATCAGCTATAGTGAATTAGAGTCACGAATTGACTCTCTTAGTGAAATGAATCCAATGATGGGACATCGCGGCTGTAGACTTGCTGTTACATATCCTGAAATCATAGAAATGCAGACAAAGGCTATCATTTATGCTGCAATATCTAGTAAACGTATGGGTATAAATGTTAAGCCTGAACTAATGATCCCATTAGTAAGTACACTTGGTGAATTTAAACTATTAGGTGGAATAGTTAGAGAGGTTGCAGATACTATAATTAAACGTGAAGAAATCGAGATTGATTATAAAGTTGGTGTAATGCTTGAAACTCCTCGTGGTGCTATTGGTGCTGGCATGCTAGCTGAGGCTGGTAGTGAATTCTTCTCATTTGGTACAAATGATCTAACTCAGATGACTTTTGGCTTTAGTAGAGATGATGCTAACAAGTTTATCAAAGATTATCTTGAGCACGGTATTCTAAGCTTCGACCCATTTGCTAGACTTGATCCTAAGGGTGTTGGTAAGTTAATGGAAATAGCTAAAGAAGGTGTAAAAGCTGTAAATCCTAATGCTAAAATGGGTATCTGTGGTGAACATGGTGGTGAACCATATTCTGTAGGCTTTTGTCATGATTTAGATCTTGACTATGTATCTTGCTCACCGTTTAGAGTGCCAATTGCAAGATTATCTGCAGCGCAGGCAAAAATCTACGCTGATCGTAAATAG